CCAAGCTGCGAGGCGATCCGGGCACGAGGTTGAGGCATGACAGCTCCTGGCCGAGAGACCGGATCGTCCTGATCTCGTCCCACGCTCGGCGATTTCTTCTAGTAGGAATGAGGTGTCGAAACCATCCAGAACGAAGGTTCCACTTCCAAGGATTCGGCGGCGTCGATCAATACTTGAGCGAATCGGACGGGTATCGTGCAGGCCCCTTGCCACGGCACCTTCATCGTTTCAGCCGAGGCGCTCTACCGCGGGCAATTGCATGGCCCGGACCTCGTTCTGGAGAAAATCGCTGAGGCGGCGCAAACGTTCACCTCCGGGCCGGGTCTTGGGCCATACCAGGTAATAGTTCTCGCCACTGGCCACCGCTGTCGGCCACGGCAGGCTCAGGCGTCCCTGGGCCACATCCTCGGCCACCATCAACAGGTCGCCCATGGACACCCCATAACCACGCGCCGCGGCGATCATGCCCAGCTCCAGGGTGTCGAATACCTGGCCGCCCTTGAGCGACACCTGTCCGGACAGCCCCATGCGCTCCAGCCAGTTGCGCCAGTCGCGACGGTCCGGGGTCGGGTGCAGCAGCTCGGTGGCCGCCAGCCGCGCCACGTCCCAGGGCTGATCGTTGAGCAGGTTCGGCGCCCCTACCGGGATCAGCAGTTCCGGAAACAGGTAGCTGGCCTCCCAGTCCGGGGGAAAGTGACCATTGCTCAACAGCACCGCGCAGTCGAATGGCTCCTGGTTGAAGTCCACCGAGTCGACGTCCATCCAGGCACTGGTCAATTGCACTTCGTTGCCCGGCTGCAAATGCCGGAAGCGGCTCAGGCGCGCCAGCAACCAGCGCATGGTCAGGGTCGAGGGTGCCTTCATGCGCAGGATGTCATCCTCGGCGCGCAGGGTATTGCAGGCGCGCTCGAGGGCGGTGAAGCCTTCGCGGATGCCCGGCAACAGCAACCGCGCGGCCTCGGTCAGTTGCAGGTTGCGCCCGCTGCGCTGGAACAGCCGGCAGGCGAAGTGTTCTTCCAGGGTACGGATATGCCGGCTGACGGCACTCTGGGTAATCGACAGTTCCTCGGCCGCGCGAGTGAACGAGCTGTGCCGCGCCGCGGCCTCGAAGGCGCGCAAGGCATACAGGGGCGGAAGACGACGGGGCATGGCAGCACTCCACAGGCGCAAGGGCGACAACTTAGCAGAATTCACCCAGCATGAGTTTTAATCATGCTACCAATCGTTTTTATCCCTTTGTGCAAGTCGCCCAGAGCACCGAGAATCAACGTTCTTGACTCCCTCCCCGCGCTTGAGACCGATGATCATGCAGCATCCAGCACGTACCGAACTCTGGGCCATTCTGCGGTTGGCCGGACCGCTGATCGCCTCGCAGTTGGCGCACATGCTGATGGTCCTGACCGACACCCTGATGATGGCCCGCCTCAGCCCGGAAGCCCTGGCCGGCGGCGGCCTGGGCGCGGCCACCTATTCGTTCGTGTCGATTTTCTGCATCGGCGTGATCGCCGCGGTCGGCACCCTGGTCGCGATCCGCCAGGGCGCCGGCGACATCGAGGGCGCCGCCCGCCTGACCCAGGCCGGGCTCTGGCTGGCCTGGCTGATGGCGCTGGTCGCCGGCTTGCTGTTGTGGAACCTCAAGCCGGTATTGCTGCTGTTCGGCCAGACCGAGAGCAACGTGCAGTCCGCCGGCCAGTTCCTGCTGATCTTGCCGTTCGCCCTGCCCGGCTACCTGAGCTTCATGGCCCTGCGCGGCTTCACCAGCGCCATCGGCCGCGCCACGCCGGTGATGGTCATCAGCCTGGGCGGCACCGTGGCCAACTTCCTGCTCAACTACGCCTTGATCACCGGCATGTTCGGCTTGCCGAAACTGGGGCTGGTGGGCATCGGCCTGGTCACCGCGATCGTCGCCAACTGCATGGCCCTGGCGCTGGCCTGGCATATCAAGCGGCATCCGGCCTATGCCGCCTACCCGCTGCGCCAGGGCCTGGCGCGGCCCAACCGCCAGTACCTGCGGGAACTGTGGCGCCTGGGCCTGCCCATCGGCGGCACCTATGCGGTGGAAGTCGGGCTGTTCGCCTTCGCCGCGCTGTGCATGGGCACCATGGGCAGCACCCAGCTGGCGGCGCACCAGATCGCCCTGCAGATCGTCTCGGTGGCCTTCATGGTGCCGGCCGGGATCTCCTACGCGATCACCATGCGCATCGGCCAGCACTACGGCGCCGGGCAGCTGTTGCAGGCGCGCCTGGCCGGGCGGGTCGGGATCGCCTTTGGCGGCGCGGCGATGCTGTGTTTCGCCATGGTGTTCTGGCTCTTGCCGAACCAGTTGATCGGGCTGTTCCTCGACCATGACGACCCGGCCTTTCGCGAGGTGATCAACCTGGCGGTCAGCCTGCTGGCGGTAGCAGCCTGGTTCGAGCTGTTCGACGGCACCCAGACCATCGCCATGGGCGCGATCCGCGGCCTCAAGGACGCCAAGACCACCTTCCTCGTGGGCCTGGGCTGCTACTGGCTGATCGGGGCGCCGACGGCCTGGCTGATGGCGTTCACCCTTGGCTGGGGAGCGACCGGCGTGTGGTGGGGCCTGGCGTCGGGGCTGGCCTGCGCCGCCATCAGCCTGACCCTGGCGTTTGAATGGAAGATGCAGCGGATGATCCGCCGGGAAGGCGCCGGCAGCCGTTCGCAGGATGGTTTCCAGGCAGTGCGGGATTCTCTGTAGGAGGGGCGAGCCAGCTCGCTCTTACACAGTCAGGATCTGCTGGCTGCGGCCGAACGTCAGGTATTCCACCAGCTCCGCCAGCGGCAACGGCTTGCTGATCAGGTAGCCCTGCACCTGGTCGCAGCCGAAGCTGCGCAGCAAGGCCAGTTGCTCGGGGGTTTCCACGCCTTCGGCCACCACCTCGAGATGAAGGTTGTGCGCCAGGTTGATCATGGCGTGCACCAGCTTGCGGTTCTCCTCACGCTGCTCCATGCCGCCGACAAAGCTCTTGTCGATCTTCAGCAGGGCGATCGGCAGGCTGTTGAGGTGCACGAACGACGAGAAGCCGGTGCCGAAATCGTCCAGGGAAAACCGCACCCCCAGCCGCCCCAGCGCATCCATGGTCTGCTTGACCAGGTCGCTGCGGCGCATCACCGCGGTTTCGGTCAGCTCGAACTCCAGCCATTGCGCCTCGACCCCGCGCTCGGCAATCAGCCGGCTGAGGGTCGACAGCAGTTGGCTGTCCTGGAACTGGCGGAACGACAGATTGACCGCCATGTGCAGCGGCGACAGGCCACGCTCGCGCAACACCTGCATGTCGCGCAGCGCCCGGGAAATCACCCAGTAGCCCAGCGGCACGATCAGGCCGCTCTGCTCGGCCAGCGGCACGAACTCGCTGGGCGGCAACAGGCCGCGTTCGCCATGGCGCCAGCGCACCAGGGCCTCGAGGCCGACGATCTGCCCGTCGTGCAGGTTCAGGCGCGGCTGGTAATGCAGCTCCAGTTCGTCGCGGCGCAAGGCCCGGCGCAGCTCGCTTTCCAGGTCGGCGAGGCTGCGGGCGTTGCGGTTGATGCGTTCGTTGAAGACATGAAAGGTACAGCCCTGGGTGCTCTTGGCCTGCTGCATGGCAATGTGCGCGTGCCACATCAGCGGGTCAGCACCGGCGTTGGCCCGGGCATGGGCGATGCCCAGGCTGCAACCGATCAACAGGCTTTCACCATCGATCCAGTACGGCTCGGCCATGACTTCGGCGATGCGCTCGGCCATCCATTCGGCGCGCTGCGGCGCCCGGCGGGTGTCGATCAGCAGGGCGAATTCGTCGCTGCCCAGGCGTGCCAGCTGATCGCCGGCCTCCAGCTGGCTTTTCAGCCGCGAGACCACTTGCAGGATCAAGCGGTCGCCGGCCTGGTGGCCCAGCGCATCGTTGGCGTGCCGGAAGTTGTCCAGGTCCAGGTGCCCCAGCGCCAGCCCCCGCCCTTCGTTTTCCGCCAGGCGCGCCGCCAGCAGGGTCTGGAAACCCTGGCGGTTGGCGATGCCGGTCAAGGGGTCCTGCTCGGCCAGGCGCTGCAGGGTGCTCTCCAGCAGCCCGCGCTCGCGCACATGGCGCAGGCAACGGCGCACCGTATCGGTACCGAGGTTCTTGCTCACCAGCCAATCGCTGGCGCCCGCCGGCGTACTCGATGGCTCCTGGTCCAGCAGCAGTATGGTGGGCAGGCTGCATCGGCCCGGGGCCGGTTGCAGTTGGGGGACGGTCAACAGAATCGCCGAGCGATCCTCGTCGAACAGGCGGCTGACAGACTCCCAGGTTGGCGCGCTGATCAGCACCACCGAGTCTCCCAACGGCGCGAGACACTCGCGCAACAACGCTGCCCACGCCGGATCTTCAGCCAGCAGCAGCAAGCGCAAGGGTTCGACAGGCTTGGACAAGCTAGCTCCCTGGAGTCTGGAAAAGTAGTGGCGGGCATTATGACGCGCGGACAAACAATGACAAATGACATTGATTATCAAACGCAATTTATTCTACCGCTCTAACTCGAACATTAGACGCAAATTGAGCGCGCATCCTGAGGGAAAGTAGCAAAACCGGCAAATTTAGATAGCGTGCTGCGTCACAAGTCGGAGAAAGCGGCAGAATCCGTCCAGCCTGTTAAAATGCCCGCCCGTTTCGCTACAGACCCCTTTTTTTCGTCATGTCCCGACTCAATCCCCGGCAGCAAGAAGCCGTGAACTACGTCGGCGGCCCTCTTTTGGTGCTCGCCGGTGCTGGCTCCGGCAAGACCAGCGTGATCACGCGCAAGATCGCCCACCTGATCCAGAACTGCGGCATCCGCGCGCAGTACATCGTCGCCATGACCTTCACCAACAAGGCCGCGCGCGAGATGAAGGAGCGGGTCGGCACCCTGCTGCGCAGCGGCGAAGGCCGCGGGCTGACCGTGTCGACCTTCCACAACCTGGGGCTGAACATCATCCGCAAGGAGCATGTGCGGCTGGGCTACAAGCCGGGCTTCTCGATCTTCGACGAGACCGACGTGAAGGCCCTGATGACCGACATCATGCAAAAGGAATACTCGGGCGACGACGGCGTCGACGAGATCAAGAACATGATCGGCGCCTGGAAGAACGACCTGATCCTGCCGGCCCAGGCCCTGGAAAACGCGCGCAACCCCAAGGAGCAGACCGCCGCCATCGTCTACACCCACTACCAGCGCACGCTCAAGGCGTTCAACGCGGTGGACTTCGACGACCTGATCCTGCTGCCGGTGAAGCTGTTCGAGGAGCACGCCGACATCCTGGAGAAGTGGCAGAACAAGGTGCGCTATCTGCTGGTGGACGAATACCAGGACACCAACGCCAGCCAGTATCTGCTGGTGAAGATGCTGATCGGCAAGCGCAACCAGTTCACCGTGGTGGGCGACGACGACCAGTCGATCTACGCCTGGCGCGGCGCGCGTCCGGAAAACCTGATGCTGCTCAAGGAAGACTACCCGTCCCTGAAAGTGGTGATGCTCGAGCAGAACTACCGCTCCACCAGCCGCATCCTGCGCTGCGCCAACGTGCTGATCTCCAACAACCCCCACGAGTTCGAGAAGCAGCTGTGGAGCGAAATGGGCCATGGCGACGAGATCCGCGTGATCCGCTGCAAGAACGAGGACGCCGAGGCCGAGCGGGTGGCCATGGAGATCCTCACCCTGCACCTGCGCACCAACCGCCCCTACAGCGATTTCGCGATCCTTTACCGGGGCAACTACCAGGCCAAGCTCATCGAGCTGAAGCTGCAGCATCACCAGATTCCCTATCGCCTGTCCGGCGGCAACAGCTTCTTCGGGCGCCAGGAAGTGAAGGACCTGATGGCCTACTTCCGCCTGATCGTGAACCCGGACGACGACAACGCCTTCCTGCGGGTGATCAACGTGCCGCGCCGGGAAATCGGCTCCACGACCCTGGAGAAACTCGGCAACTACGCCACCGGGCGCAAGATCTCGATGTACGCCGCCACCGAGGAAATCGGCCTGGGCGAGCACCTGGACAGCCGCTTCACCGACCGCCTGGCGCGCTTCAAGCGCTTCATGGACCGGGTTCGCGAGCAATGCGCCGGCGAGGACCCGATCGCCGCCCTGCGCAGCATGATCATGGACATCGACTACGAGAACTGGCTGCGTACCAACAGCTCCAGCGACAAGGCCGCCGACTACCGCATGGGCAACGTGTGGTTCCTGATCGAGGCGTTGAAGAACACCCTGGAGAAGGACGAAGACGGCGAGATGACCATCGAGGACGCCATCGGCAAGCTGGTGTTGCGCGACATGCTGGAGCGTCAGCAGGAAGAGGAAGATGGCGCCGAAGGCGTACAGATGATGACCCTGCATGCGTCCAAGGGCCTGGAATTCCCCTACGTGTTCATCATGGGCATGGAGGAGGAAATCCTCCCCCACCGCTCCAGCATCGAAGCCGACACCATCGAGGAAGAACGCCGCCTGGCCTACGTGGGCATCACCCGCGCGCGCCAGACCCTGGCGTTCACCTTCGCCGCCAAGCGCAAGCAGTACGGCGAAGTCATCGACTGCGCCCCCAGCCGCTTCCTCGACGAACTGCCGCCGGATGACCTGGCCTGGGAAGGCAACGACGACACCCCGACCGAGGTCAAGGCGGTGCGCGGCAATAACGCATTGGCGGATATACGCGCGATGCTAAAGCGCTAGAATTGTCCCTTTTTCAATCGACCCCTTTTATCAGAATTCAGGCGTACCCGACGCCCACAGAGGAAAGCTTCATGGAAGCACTGCACAAGAAAATCCGCGAAGAAGGCATCGTGCTTTCCGATCAGGTCCTGAAAGTCGACGCGTTCCTGAACCACCAGATCGACCCGGCCCTGATGAAGCTGATCGGCGACGAATTCGCCGCGCTGTTCAAGGACTCGGGCATCACCAAGATCGTCACCATCGAAGCCTCGGGTATCGCTCCGGCGATCATGACCGGCCTGAACCTGGGCGTACCGGTGATTTTCGCGCGCAAGCACCAGTCCCTGACCCTGACCGAGAACCTGCTGTCGGCGACCGTCTACTCGTTCACCAAGCAGACCGAAAGCACCGTGGCGATTTCCCCGCGCCACCTGACCAGCAGCGACCGCGTGCTGATCATCGACGACTTCCTGGCCAACGGTAAGGCATCCCAGGCCCTGATCTCGATCATCAAACAAGCCGGCGCCACCGTGGCCGGCCTGGGTATCGTGATCGAGAAGTCGTTCCAGGGCGGCCGCGCCGAACTGGATGCGCAAGGCTATCGCGTGGAATCCCTGGCCCGGGTCAAATCCCTGGCCGGCGGCGTGGTGACCTTTATCTAAGAGGCTCTGCCTCTTTGATCGCAAACAAGCCTCGCCCGCTTCTGTAGGAGCGGCCGGTCGACGTTCGATTGCCCGCGATGACGCCGCCAGGCGTCTAGCCCTGGGGCTGCGCGGTCTCGCGCAACGCCGCCAGCAGCAAACGCTGATAGATCTCCTCGCGCCAGCCCTCGGGCTGCACCAGCCGCATCCGCTCAAGGTGCGCCGCGAAGGCCTCGGGCGCCGGCGCATCCAGCGCCGCCTTGCCCAGTTCGAGGATCTCGCTGAGCTTGAACTTGCTCTTCAGCCAGTTCAGCGCGCGCAGCAGGTCGCGCTCCTCGACGTTGAAATCGCTGCCCAGCGGATACTCCGGGAACAGATGCCGATGTTGCGCCTGGATCGCCAGCAGGCGCTGCGGGAGGTTGTCGGTGAAACGCGGATCGAGGCGAAAGTCCGCCGCCAGCTTGCCGGCCTTGCGAGCCTGTTCGATCAGGCCCGGCTGGAACCGCGAGTCGCTGATATTGAGCAGCGCTTCGATGACCTTCGCGTCGCTCTTGCCGCGCAGATCGGCGATCCCGTATTCGGTGATCACAATGTCCCGCAGGTGCCGC
This portion of the Pseudomonas sp. MRSN 12121 genome encodes:
- a CDS encoding LysR substrate-binding domain-containing protein, whose amino-acid sequence is MPRRLPPLYALRAFEAAARHSSFTRAAEELSITQSAVSRHIRTLEEHFACRLFQRSGRNLQLTEAARLLLPGIREGFTALERACNTLRAEDDILRMKAPSTLTMRWLLARLSRFRHLQPGNEVQLTSAWMDVDSVDFNQEPFDCAVLLSNGHFPPDWEASYLFPELLIPVGAPNLLNDQPWDVARLAATELLHPTPDRRDWRNWLERMGLSGQVSLKGGQVFDTLELGMIAAARGYGVSMGDLLMVAEDVAQGRLSLPWPTAVASGENYYLVWPKTRPGGERLRRLSDFLQNEVRAMQLPAVERLG
- a CDS encoding NorM family multidrug efflux MATE transporter; its protein translation is MQHPARTELWAILRLAGPLIASQLAHMLMVLTDTLMMARLSPEALAGGGLGAATYSFVSIFCIGVIAAVGTLVAIRQGAGDIEGAARLTQAGLWLAWLMALVAGLLLWNLKPVLLLFGQTESNVQSAGQFLLILPFALPGYLSFMALRGFTSAIGRATPVMVISLGGTVANFLLNYALITGMFGLPKLGLVGIGLVTAIVANCMALALAWHIKRHPAYAAYPLRQGLARPNRQYLRELWRLGLPIGGTYAVEVGLFAFAALCMGTMGSTQLAAHQIALQIVSVAFMVPAGISYAITMRIGQHYGAGQLLQARLAGRVGIAFGGAAMLCFAMVFWLLPNQLIGLFLDHDDPAFREVINLAVSLLAVAAWFELFDGTQTIAMGAIRGLKDAKTTFLVGLGCYWLIGAPTAWLMAFTLGWGATGVWWGLASGLACAAISLTLAFEWKMQRMIRREGAGSRSQDGFQAVRDSL
- a CDS encoding bifunctional diguanylate cyclase/phosphodiesterase, translated to MSKPVEPLRLLLLAEDPAWAALLRECLAPLGDSVVLISAPTWESVSRLFDEDRSAILLTVPQLQPAPGRCSLPTILLLDQEPSSTPAGASDWLVSKNLGTDTVRRCLRHVRERGLLESTLQRLAEQDPLTGIANRQGFQTLLAARLAENEGRGLALGHLDLDNFRHANDALGHQAGDRLILQVVSRLKSQLEAGDQLARLGSDEFALLIDTRRAPQRAEWMAERIAEVMAEPYWIDGESLLIGCSLGIAHARANAGADPLMWHAHIAMQQAKSTQGCTFHVFNERINRNARSLADLESELRRALRRDELELHYQPRLNLHDGQIVGLEALVRWRHGERGLLPPSEFVPLAEQSGLIVPLGYWVISRALRDMQVLRERGLSPLHMAVNLSFRQFQDSQLLSTLSRLIAERGVEAQWLEFELTETAVMRRSDLVKQTMDALGRLGVRFSLDDFGTGFSSFVHLNSLPIALLKIDKSFVGGMEQREENRKLVHAMINLAHNLHLEVVAEGVETPEQLALLRSFGCDQVQGYLISKPLPLAELVEYLTFGRSQQILTV
- the rep gene encoding DNA helicase Rep, with the protein product MSRLNPRQQEAVNYVGGPLLVLAGAGSGKTSVITRKIAHLIQNCGIRAQYIVAMTFTNKAAREMKERVGTLLRSGEGRGLTVSTFHNLGLNIIRKEHVRLGYKPGFSIFDETDVKALMTDIMQKEYSGDDGVDEIKNMIGAWKNDLILPAQALENARNPKEQTAAIVYTHYQRTLKAFNAVDFDDLILLPVKLFEEHADILEKWQNKVRYLLVDEYQDTNASQYLLVKMLIGKRNQFTVVGDDDQSIYAWRGARPENLMLLKEDYPSLKVVMLEQNYRSTSRILRCANVLISNNPHEFEKQLWSEMGHGDEIRVIRCKNEDAEAERVAMEILTLHLRTNRPYSDFAILYRGNYQAKLIELKLQHHQIPYRLSGGNSFFGRQEVKDLMAYFRLIVNPDDDNAFLRVINVPRREIGSTTLEKLGNYATGRKISMYAATEEIGLGEHLDSRFTDRLARFKRFMDRVREQCAGEDPIAALRSMIMDIDYENWLRTNSSSDKAADYRMGNVWFLIEALKNTLEKDEDGEMTIEDAIGKLVLRDMLERQQEEEDGAEGVQMMTLHASKGLEFPYVFIMGMEEEILPHRSSIEADTIEEERRLAYVGITRARQTLAFTFAAKRKQYGEVIDCAPSRFLDELPPDDLAWEGNDDTPTEVKAVRGNNALADIRAMLKR
- a CDS encoding xanthine phosphoribosyltransferase, producing the protein MEALHKKIREEGIVLSDQVLKVDAFLNHQIDPALMKLIGDEFAALFKDSGITKIVTIEASGIAPAIMTGLNLGVPVIFARKHQSLTLTENLLSATVYSFTKQTESTVAISPRHLTSSDRVLIIDDFLANGKASQALISIIKQAGATVAGLGIVIEKSFQGGRAELDAQGYRVESLARVKSLAGGVVTFI